One Rhodothermaceae bacterium genomic region harbors:
- a CDS encoding PQQ-binding-like beta-propeller repeat protein → MWRISICFLVIALCGCASNQNPTDSEDSYRDWSVYLGDATSSHYSTLDQINQDNVAELALAWVYNSGDADSTGRTQIQCNPIVVDSILYATSPGLKTFALNAATGEEIWRFDPFDAGAVAEGPGINRGVTYWEGSDQHESRILYSAGSRIFALNALTGEPILTFGEAGSVGLRKDLGRDVTGLAVSARTPGIIYRHLLIQGTSLSEGIRSAPGHIRAYDVRTGDVVWTFRTIPHPEEFGYDTWPAEAYLYSGGANAWSGLSLDKERGTVFLPTGSAAFDFWGGNRIGENLFANSVLALDAMTGERKWHFQTVHHDIWDRDLPAAPNLVTVTHEGRSIDAVAQVTKSGHVFLLDRETGVPLFPVEEQEFPPSDLYGEEAWPTQPIPLKPPPFARQRFDEEDITDISQESHDYVLERFRQVRSNGQFVPPSVEGTIIYPGFDGGAEWGGAGYDPTTGMLYVNSNEMPWILTMVPLNPDNAATGAGLYARYCAGCHGTELEGSSGGEMPTLTNLESRMTKDDVNNQIAQGIGFMPSFGFLKSDEVSAITDFLFGEADDTPSDTIQVTDPQLSNFFAGSPYGHTGYNRFFDQDGYPAVKPPWGTLNAVNLNAGTIDWSIPLGEFPELTAKGIQQTGTENYGGPVITSGGLIFIAATQDERFRAFNKDTGELLWETQLPAGGYATPATYVVSGKQYVVIAAGGGKMGTKSGDAYLAFALPE, encoded by the coding sequence ATGTGGCGCATCAGCATCTGCTTTTTAGTCATCGCTTTATGTGGTTGCGCTTCCAATCAAAACCCTACGGATAGCGAAGATTCTTATAGGGACTGGTCAGTATATCTAGGTGATGCCACGAGTAGTCACTACTCTACCCTTGATCAGATCAATCAGGACAATGTGGCTGAACTCGCGTTGGCCTGGGTCTACAACTCGGGTGACGCCGACAGCACAGGCCGTACTCAAATACAATGCAACCCCATTGTCGTAGACTCAATCCTATATGCCACTTCACCAGGATTGAAGACATTCGCTTTGAATGCGGCAACTGGAGAGGAAATCTGGCGTTTTGATCCGTTTGATGCGGGCGCAGTAGCAGAGGGTCCCGGGATTAACCGAGGTGTGACCTATTGGGAAGGCAGTGACCAACATGAGTCCCGCATTCTCTATTCCGCCGGATCCAGAATATTCGCATTGAACGCACTTACCGGAGAGCCAATTCTAACATTTGGCGAAGCTGGGTCGGTTGGTTTACGCAAAGATCTTGGACGTGATGTGACAGGCTTGGCCGTATCCGCGCGCACTCCTGGGATTATTTACCGACATCTATTGATTCAGGGGACCTCCCTGTCAGAGGGAATCCGCTCTGCACCCGGCCATATTCGGGCATATGATGTACGAACGGGAGATGTGGTTTGGACCTTCCGCACCATCCCGCACCCAGAGGAGTTTGGATATGACACATGGCCAGCAGAGGCATACTTGTACAGTGGGGGGGCGAATGCATGGAGTGGATTGAGCCTAGACAAAGAACGGGGAACAGTCTTTCTACCTACTGGATCAGCAGCTTTTGATTTTTGGGGCGGTAATCGTATTGGAGAAAATCTTTTTGCGAATTCCGTCCTGGCTTTGGATGCAATGACGGGCGAACGTAAATGGCATTTTCAGACAGTACACCATGATATTTGGGATCGTGACCTGCCCGCTGCTCCTAATTTAGTTACCGTTACGCATGAAGGGCGCAGTATTGATGCCGTCGCACAGGTCACGAAAAGCGGACATGTCTTCCTTCTGGATCGGGAAACGGGGGTCCCTCTCTTTCCGGTTGAAGAACAAGAATTCCCACCCTCAGATCTCTATGGTGAAGAGGCGTGGCCAACCCAACCAATTCCATTAAAACCCCCTCCATTTGCACGTCAGCGGTTTGATGAAGAGGATATCACGGACATCTCGCAGGAATCTCACGACTATGTGCTGGAGCGTTTTCGTCAGGTTCGCTCGAACGGACAGTTTGTACCTCCAAGCGTAGAGGGGACGATTATCTACCCAGGATTCGATGGCGGGGCAGAATGGGGTGGTGCCGGATATGATCCGACCACTGGAATGCTCTACGTCAACAGCAACGAAATGCCGTGGATCCTGACAATGGTTCCACTCAATCCGGACAACGCCGCTACGGGTGCGGGTTTATATGCACGCTACTGCGCTGGCTGCCATGGAACCGAATTGGAGGGATCCAGCGGTGGCGAGATGCCAACGTTGACGAATCTGGAGTCCCGAATGACAAAAGATGACGTAAACAACCAGATCGCGCAAGGAATCGGATTTATGCCTTCGTTTGGCTTTCTCAAATCAGACGAAGTGTCTGCAATTACGGATTTTTTATTTGGTGAAGCAGATGATACCCCAAGCGACACGATCCAAGTCACGGATCCTCAGCTGAGTAATTTCTTCGCCGGCTCTCCATACGGACACACTGGCTACAACCGGTTTTTTGATCAGGACGGTTATCCGGCAGTCAAACCGCCGTGGGGGACATTGAACGCAGTCAATCTGAATGCGGGTACGATTGACTGGTCGATCCCACTTGGAGAATTTCCCGAATTGACGGCCAAAGGCATCCAGCAAACCGGGACGGAAAATTATGGTGGCCCGGTAATTACTTCAGGTGGCTTGATTTTTATTGCTGCAACCCAGGACGAACGGTTCCGAGCATTCAACAAAGACACCGGAGAGCTGTTATGGGAAACCCAACTTCCTGCGGGAGGTTACGCAACACCGGCAACGTATGTGGTTAGTGGGAAGCAATACGTGGTCATCGCCGCGGGTGGTGGCAAGATGGGGACAAAATCGGGGGATGCGTACCTGGCATTTGCTTTGCCTGAATAG
- a CDS encoding SMP-30/gluconolactonase/LRE family protein, producing MRYLFWTPLLLTICIVSNASSQELIGSVEVLDETLTDLVSADAQLEVLAEGFVWSEGPVWVSDGEFLLFSDVPTNQIYHWSEGNDARIFLEPSGYTGPEERGGSLGSNGLTLDSDGNLIITQHGDRRIARLGTPLSDPEPMYDTVVDRYEGARYNSPNDLVYHSNGMLYFTDPPYGLELRMEDPSKELDFHGVFSATSDGTVTLLEAGLSRPNGLAFSPDEKTLYVANSDPENAIWMAYDVLPDGGIENGRVFFDATSLVEDGLSGLPDGLKVDLAGNLFATGPGGVLVFNPEGVHLGTINTTQATANCAFGDDGKVLYITADGYLLRIPLLTEGAIL from the coding sequence ATGCGTTACCTATTTTGGACGCCACTACTTTTGACGATATGCATCGTCTCGAATGCCTCAAGCCAAGAACTGATCGGATCGGTTGAGGTGCTTGACGAAACCCTGACCGATTTAGTCTCTGCAGATGCACAATTAGAGGTTCTAGCTGAGGGGTTCGTCTGGTCAGAGGGACCGGTTTGGGTTAGTGATGGGGAGTTTTTACTCTTCTCCGATGTACCGACGAATCAAATCTATCACTGGAGTGAGGGCAATGATGCCCGCATATTCCTTGAACCGTCTGGCTATACCGGTCCCGAAGAAAGAGGAGGCTCTCTTGGATCAAATGGGCTCACTCTGGATTCTGACGGAAATCTGATAATCACCCAACATGGTGATCGCCGTATTGCACGGTTGGGTACACCTCTTTCGGACCCTGAGCCGATGTACGATACGGTTGTAGACCGCTATGAAGGGGCTCGTTACAACAGCCCGAACGATTTGGTCTACCACTCAAACGGGATGCTCTACTTTACCGACCCACCCTATGGACTTGAGCTTCGGATGGAAGATCCATCCAAAGAATTAGATTTTCACGGCGTATTTAGTGCTACATCAGATGGAACTGTCACACTTCTTGAAGCAGGGCTTAGCCGGCCAAACGGATTAGCCTTTTCGCCGGATGAGAAAACGCTTTATGTCGCAAATTCAGATCCAGAAAATGCGATCTGGATGGCGTACGACGTCTTGCCAGATGGCGGAATCGAAAATGGACGAGTCTTTTTTGACGCGACCAGTCTTGTCGAAGATGGACTTTCTGGTTTACCTGATGGCTTAAAAGTAGACTTAGCTGGGAATCTATTCGCAACAGGACCAGGTGGAGTCTTGGTGTTCAACCCAGAGGGAGTTCATCTTGGTACAATCAATACAACTCAGGCAACAGCCAACTGCGCCTTTGGAGATGACGGGAAGGTCCTGTATATCACTGCAGATGGGTACTTATTACGGATCCCACTGCTTACTGAGGGTGCGATCCTCTGA
- a CDS encoding HAD family phosphatase, which yields MDGVIVDSEYLHEKAQDIVCKQFGLDVPKTVNPLFKGWTEDRVYEFIAEHFGTGSTTVENLVKAKHEAFASLSDELQLMPGALSLVQLLHEQSMPLGLVTSATKTDQERAFTKFGLAPYFSSVTTIEDVHLPKPDPQPYLITAARLDAPAEECIVIEDSKYGILSGLRAGCHVLGLTTTFPHQALQDAGAHAVFRSIAEIEAYLRTLLFPTSHEAQSA from the coding sequence ATGGACGGAGTCATTGTTGATTCCGAATACTTGCATGAAAAAGCGCAGGACATTGTATGTAAGCAGTTTGGCCTAGATGTCCCCAAGACCGTGAACCCCCTATTCAAGGGATGGACAGAAGATCGGGTCTATGAATTCATTGCCGAACATTTTGGCACCGGGTCTACCACAGTTGAAAATCTTGTTAAAGCAAAACATGAAGCTTTCGCAAGCCTGTCGGACGAACTCCAACTGATGCCGGGTGCTCTGAGTCTTGTTCAGCTCCTGCATGAGCAGAGTATGCCCCTGGGCTTGGTAACTTCTGCCACAAAAACTGATCAGGAACGAGCATTTACAAAGTTTGGACTAGCTCCCTATTTTTCGTCAGTCACAACGATTGAAGATGTTCACCTGCCAAAGCCGGATCCACAACCATATCTGATCACTGCTGCTCGTTTGGACGCGCCTGCCGAGGAATGTATTGTGATTGAGGATTCGAAATACGGAATCCTCAGTGGACTGCGAGCGGGTTGCCATGTCCTGGGACTCACGACCACATTCCCCCACCAAGCCCTGCAGGACGCCGGCGCACACGCTGTATTCCGTTCCATTGCGGAGATTGAAGCATATCTTAGAACCCTTCTCTTTCCAACAAGTCATGAAGCCCAATCCGCTTGA